One Candidatus Niyogibacteria bacterium genomic region harbors:
- the rplL gene encoding 50S ribosomal protein L7/L12: MSLAPNLGEENKNVEVPEKFKNLVASIETMSVMDLAELVKVLEDKFGVSAAVMAPAAASGAVAGAEAAAAEKTSFTVELKDAGAQKIQVIKVVREALGLGLKEAKDLVDAAPKVVKENIKKEEAEELKKKFEEAGAKVELK; this comes from the coding sequence ATGTCATTAGCACCAAATTTAGGAGAAGAAAATAAAAATGTTGAAGTGCCGGAAAAATTCAAGAACTTGGTTGCGAGTATTGAAACAATGAGCGTTATGGATTTAGCCGAATTGGTTAAAGTCCTGGAAGATAAATTCGGAGTGTCAGCCGCCGTTATGGCGCCGGCCGCAGCTTCCGGAGCAGTCGCGGGAGCCGAAGCCGCAGCCGCTGAAAAAACCTCATTTACGGTAGAATTAAAAGATGCGGGCGCGCAGAAAATTCAGGTGATTAAAGTCGTGCGCGAAGCGCTTGGTTTGGGCCTGAAAGAGGCCAAGGACTTGGTTGACGCGGCCCCGAAAGTGGTTAAGGAAAATATAAAGAAAGAAGAAGCCGAAGAGCTCAAAAAGAAATTTGAGGAGGCCGGCGCAAAGGTTGAACTTAAATAA
- a CDS encoding 50S ribosomal protein L10 → MAITRAKKEEIIKDLHQKAEKSKMAVFLNFHDLAASDMTRLRKEFLGAGADLKVAKKTLLKRVLGAFGYAGELPALDGEAAVAFIYEESPEVAKIVRNFSKSHKGLKILGGIFGGKYVLADFIERLATLPSREALIAQTVYLIGYPLRGLVGGAGGPIRNLVGIINQLANKK, encoded by the coding sequence ATGGCCATCACCAGAGCAAAAAAAGAAGAAATAATAAAGGATTTGCATCAAAAAGCCGAGAAATCAAAAATGGCCGTTTTTCTTAATTTTCATGATTTGGCGGCAAGCGATATGACGCGTTTGCGAAAAGAATTTCTGGGCGCCGGAGCGGACTTGAAAGTCGCTAAAAAAACCCTGCTGAAACGGGTTTTGGGAGCTTTTGGCTATGCCGGAGAACTGCCGGCTTTGGATGGCGAAGCGGCGGTTGCCTTTATTTATGAGGAGTCGCCCGAGGTTGCCAAAATAGTCAGGAATTTTTCCAAAAGCCATAAAGGATTAAAGATTTTAGGCGGAATTTTTGGCGGGAAATATGTTTTGGCCGATTTTATTGAACGGTTGGCAACTCTTCCGTCACGGGAAGCGCTTATAGCGCAAACCGTATATCTTATCGGTTATCCGCTTCGCGGCTTGGTTGGAGGTGCTGGCGGTCCAATTAGAAATTTGGTCGGAATTATTAATCAATTAGCAAATAAAAAATAA
- a CDS encoding YfhL family 4Fe-4S dicluster ferredoxin: MATMITNECINCGVCEPECPNEAISEGEDVYVIDPNLCTECVGFHDEEQCAVVCPVDCCVADPNNEETEEVLLARARAFPHGTDIPPDPIPPALSRFRKQ; encoded by the coding sequence ATGGCTACAATGATTACCAACGAATGCATCAACTGCGGAGTCTGCGAGCCGGAATGTCCCAATGAGGCCATCAGCGAGGGCGAAGATGTTTATGTGATTGACCCGAATCTTTGCACCGAATGCGTGGGTTTTCACGACGAAGAGCAGTGCGCGGTGGTTTGTCCGGTTGATTGTTGCGTGGCCGATCCGAATAACGAGGAAACCGAGGAAGTTCTTTTGGCCCGCGCGAGAGCCTTTCCGCACGGCACAGATATTCCTCCTGACCCCATTCCTCCGGCACTTTCCCGATTCCGGAAGCAATAA
- a CDS encoding aminotransferase class IV — MEKGPAAGRFVLIGRVIHDTEGLRRSYVGVPFNDLGSLRGWAVLEVVEARGRNIFHWLDHFQRLQCSAKEAIIDLSKIEVIASVDLEARLGELLEKNGFEESIIHLHCTAGKTLDGWNPVGSPLLYARVFRLKRKEGFARLATRKFERQLAEVKRPDYFFGARERFLVSQPDSEGKVPYHDILYLGPDGEILETTGSNVCFVFKNGVVIAPPLSGDSGRPQVLDGITLKVVLEIVEKNSPTAFWAKREPISVYYLKQYMDKLDGALMTSTTGIIPIEKIDDLEIPVGPLTLKLQQMFNKYREDYYARRS, encoded by the coding sequence GGGCCGGCAGCAGGGAGATTCGTACTCATCGGAAGAGTTATTCATGATACCGAAGGTTTGCGTAGATCATATGTGGGCGTGCCTTTTAATGATCTTGGTTCTCTTCGCGGCTGGGCGGTTTTGGAGGTTGTGGAGGCCAGAGGACGAAATATTTTTCACTGGCTAGACCATTTTCAACGCCTTCAATGCTCCGCAAAAGAAGCAATTATAGACCTTTCAAAAATTGAAGTTATCGCAAGCGTAGATCTGGAAGCGCGGCTCGGCGAACTGCTTGAAAAAAACGGCTTTGAAGAATCAATTATACATCTGCACTGCACAGCCGGTAAAACTTTAGACGGCTGGAATCCGGTTGGCTCACCACTGCTATATGCCCGTGTTTTCCGCCTGAAAAGAAAAGAAGGTTTCGCGCGTCTGGCGACGCGAAAATTTGAAAGGCAGTTGGCTGAAGTAAAAAGGCCGGATTATTTTTTCGGCGCGAGAGAACGATTTTTAGTATCACAGCCGGATTCGGAAGGAAAAGTTCCTTATCATGATATTTTGTATTTAGGTCCGGACGGGGAAATACTTGAGACAACCGGTTCTAATGTTTGTTTTGTGTTTAAGAATGGAGTGGTGATTGCGCCGCCGCTTTCTGGCGATTCGGGCCGGCCCCAGGTCTTGGACGGCATTACTCTGAAAGTGGTTCTGGAAATTGTGGAAAAAAACTCTCCAACGGCCTTTTGGGCCAAAAGAGAGCCAATATCCGTTTATTATCTTAAGCAGTATATGGATAAGTTGGACGGCGCACTCATGACTTCCACGACCGGGATTATCCCCATTGAAAAAATAGACGACCTTGAAATTCCGGTGGGACCCTTGACCCTGAAACTGCAGCAGATGTTTAATAAATATCGCGAGGATTATTACGCAAGACGTAGCTAA